The proteins below are encoded in one region of Paralysiella testudinis:
- the rluD gene encoding 23S rRNA pseudouridine(1911/1915/1917) synthase RluD gives MNHTSSLDNEADYSDDFDFTAEPSAQSCENLTVPNELAGLRLDAALAKLLPDYSRSRLTGWIKDGAVLLNGKRAQPKDKLVGGEVLEVTIVPTEENQAFAAEPMDLDIVYEDDSVLVVNKPAGMVVHPAAGNWHGTLLNGLLHHCPALAQVPRAGIVHRLDKDTSGLMVVAKTLPAQTQLVQQLQARTVKRVYRAVADGIVPFDGKIETQIGRDPHNRLKMAVLPFGGKEAITHLQVLERYHNHSYVECKLETGRTHQIRVHMRAARHPLAGDPVYGNPRHSASDEVKAAVKSMGRQALHAYRLSFVHPTSGETVSFEAPMPADIYHLLSVLRLEAGLDSSLNHADTGQTPAGGQDDDDWDDDDYDVEVVYVRD, from the coding sequence ATGAACCACACTTCTTCCTTGGATAACGAAGCCGATTATAGCGATGATTTCGACTTTACGGCAGAGCCTAGCGCACAAAGTTGCGAAAATTTAACCGTGCCCAATGAATTGGCCGGTTTGCGACTGGACGCGGCACTGGCCAAATTGTTGCCCGACTATTCGCGCAGCCGCCTCACCGGCTGGATTAAAGACGGCGCCGTGCTGCTTAACGGCAAGCGCGCACAGCCCAAAGACAAATTGGTGGGCGGCGAGGTGCTGGAAGTTACCATTGTGCCCACCGAAGAAAACCAAGCCTTTGCCGCCGAGCCGATGGATTTGGATATTGTTTACGAAGACGACAGCGTGTTGGTGGTGAACAAACCGGCGGGCATGGTGGTGCATCCGGCGGCGGGCAATTGGCACGGCACCTTGCTTAACGGCTTGCTACACCATTGCCCGGCCTTGGCGCAAGTGCCGCGGGCGGGGATTGTGCACCGGTTGGATAAAGACACCAGCGGCCTGATGGTGGTGGCCAAAACCCTGCCGGCACAAACCCAATTGGTGCAACAGCTGCAAGCGCGCACGGTGAAGCGAGTGTATCGCGCCGTGGCGGACGGCATTGTGCCGTTTGATGGCAAAATCGAAACCCAAATCGGCCGCGACCCGCACAACCGCCTGAAAATGGCAGTGCTGCCGTTTGGCGGCAAAGAAGCGATTACCCATTTGCAGGTGCTGGAGCGCTACCACAACCACAGCTATGTGGAGTGCAAGTTGGAAACCGGCCGCACCCACCAAATCCGCGTGCACATGCGCGCCGCGCGCCATCCGCTGGCGGGCGATCCAGTTTATGGCAACCCGCGCCACAGCGCTTCCGATGAAGTTAAAGCGGCAGTAAAAAGCATGGGTAGGCAAGCCTTGCATGCCTACCGCCTCAGCTTTGTGCATCCGACCAGCGGCGAAACCGTGTCGTTTGAAGCGCCGATGCCAGCCGATATCTACCATTTGCTGTCGGTATTGCGGCTGGAAGCAGGCTTGGACTCTTCCTTAAACCATGCCGACACCGGCCAAACGCCAGCGGGCGGGCAAGACGATGACGACTGGGATGACGACGATTACGATGTGGAAGTGGTGTATGTGCGTGATTAA
- a CDS encoding outer membrane protein assembly factor BamD, giving the protein MKKFLLMAGLAVALSACSSTGTVDKDAQITQSWSVERLYAEAHDELNSNNYNRAIKLYEILQSRYPYGRFAQQAQLDTAYAYYKDDEPEKALAAIERFERMHPQHPNMDYALYLKALVLLNEDKSFVNKLAAQDWSDRDPKANRESYAAFAELVQRYPDSKYAADAAEHMQKLVDALGGNEMAVARYYMNRGAYLAAINRAQSVVQHYQNTPFVEEALAMTVVAYQHLDKPQLSEDTQRVLAQNFPNSPYLQKPWQAKKSAWWRY; this is encoded by the coding sequence ATGAAAAAATTTCTTTTAATGGCCGGTTTGGCCGTGGCGTTAAGCGCCTGCTCCAGCACCGGCACGGTAGACAAAGATGCGCAAATTACCCAAAGCTGGTCGGTAGAGCGCCTGTACGCCGAAGCGCACGATGAGTTAAACAGCAACAATTATAACCGCGCCATCAAATTATACGAAATTTTGCAGTCGCGCTATCCTTATGGCCGCTTTGCCCAGCAAGCGCAATTGGATACCGCCTATGCTTACTATAAAGACGACGAGCCGGAAAAAGCGCTGGCAGCGATTGAGCGCTTTGAGCGTATGCATCCGCAACATCCGAATATGGATTATGCGCTGTACCTGAAAGCCTTGGTGCTGCTCAACGAAGACAAATCGTTTGTGAACAAACTGGCCGCGCAAGATTGGTCCGACCGCGACCCCAAAGCCAACCGCGAATCCTACGCCGCTTTTGCCGAGCTGGTGCAACGCTACCCGGACAGCAAATACGCTGCCGATGCCGCCGAACACATGCAAAAACTGGTGGATGCCTTGGGCGGCAATGAAATGGCGGTGGCGCGCTACTACATGAACCGCGGCGCTTATTTGGCCGCAATCAACCGGGCGCAAAGCGTGGTTCAACACTACCAGAACACGCCTTTTGTTGAAGAAGCCCTGGCGATGACTGTGGTGGCTTATCAGCACCTAGATAAGCCGCAATTGAGCGAAGACACCCAGCGCGTGCTGGCGCAAAACTTCCCCAACAGCCCCTATCTGCAAAAACCTTGGCAGGCGAAAAAATCCGCCTGGTGGCGCTATTAA
- a CDS encoding IS630 family transposase, whose amino-acid sequence MILKNFVNHVRTVLPEHIELSDVDIWFQDETRIGQQGSITRVWHYCGQRPRVVRQQQFESAYLFGAFCPSSGNSVGLVLPYVNKQAMQLHMQHISKEVPEGRHAVVVMDGALWHQADLNLHNVTMLKLPPYSPELNPSEQIWQYLKQHDLSNRCFDGYDAIVDAACAAWNRLRVQLELIRSITSRAWSIVC is encoded by the coding sequence ATGATTTTAAAAAACTTCGTAAACCATGTTCGGACAGTGCTGCCTGAACACATTGAGCTGTCTGACGTAGACATCTGGTTTCAAGATGAAACCCGTATCGGCCAGCAAGGATCCATCACCCGGGTTTGGCACTATTGCGGCCAAAGGCCGAGGGTCGTACGCCAACAGCAATTTGAGTCTGCCTACTTATTTGGGGCATTCTGCCCCTCAAGCGGCAACAGTGTGGGTTTGGTATTGCCGTATGTAAATAAGCAAGCCATGCAGCTACATATGCAGCATATCAGCAAGGAAGTACCGGAGGGTCGTCATGCAGTGGTGGTTATGGATGGCGCTTTATGGCATCAAGCCGATTTAAACCTACATAACGTGACGATGCTGAAATTGCCGCCGTATTCACCGGAGTTGAATCCGTCTGAACAGATATGGCAGTATTTAAAGCAGCATGATTTATCGAACCGATGCTTTGATGGTTATGATGCGATTGTAGATGCTGCTTGTGCGGCTTGGAATCGGTTACGTGTACAGCTTGAATTGATTCGGTCGATTACCTCTAGGGCTTGGTCTATTGTATGTTAA
- a CDS encoding helix-turn-helix domain-containing protein — protein sequence MARIAKEDFNTDYTPKGIYGLLSRIGISWVSARSRHPKADQQAMDDFKKLRKPCSDSAA from the coding sequence ATGGCCCGTATTGCCAAGGAAGACTTTAATACCGACTATACACCGAAAGGCATTTACGGCTTATTGTCCCGCATCGGCATCAGCTGGGTATCTGCCCGCAGCCGACATCCCAAAGCGGATCAGCAGGCAATGGATGATTTTAAAAAACTTCGTAAACCATGTTCGGACAGTGCTGCCTGA
- a CDS encoding winged helix-turn-helix domain-containing protein codes for MPKLTPKNHQLTEHDFLKLAKTESHPRARTRTRLFILHQLQQGQTPEEIAPRFGLHPLTIHILRRKYWEFGIEQAIYDKQRPGRNSKLKPQDHQAFKQRIIEEQEKREGGRLTAEDIHTIAAQEFNVHYKHSSCLYPLLHRIGMSWITARSRHPQADPQAQDAFKKLYRPGKSGIT; via the coding sequence ATGCCTAAACTGACCCCAAAAAACCACCAGCTCACCGAGCATGATTTTCTCAAACTCGCCAAAACAGAATCCCACCCACGGGCACGGACACGGACACGGTTGTTTATATTGCACCAACTGCAACAAGGTCAAACACCCGAAGAAATCGCCCCACGGTTTGGACTCCATCCGCTAACCATACACATATTACGGCGCAAATATTGGGAATTCGGTATTGAACAGGCCATTTACGACAAACAGCGACCCGGCCGCAACAGCAAACTAAAGCCGCAAGACCATCAAGCCTTCAAACAACGCATCATCGAAGAACAAGAAAAACGCGAAGGCGGCAGGCTCACCGCCGAAGACATCCATACCATTGCCGCCCAAGAATTCAATGTCCACTACAAACACAGCAGCTGCCTATATCCTTTGTTGCACCGTATCGGCATGAGTTGGATCACCGCCCGCAGCCGCCATCCGCAGGCAGACCCACAAGCGCAAGACGCTTTTAAAAAACTTTACCGACCGGGTAAAAGCGGTATTACCTGA
- a CDS encoding GCN5 family acetyltransferase — MNTANTYPDAINPAMVGEYDAHCFSGSGYFYDQVLEYRVWCHPERGAEDIYQGDDYFYAFATFAEALAYSQQTAGAETPLVLIRQYEYINEPSPGVFEHCHGDRITEWQPQWLAGSKREPDSIARFLQQPPI, encoded by the coding sequence ATGAATACAGCCAATACCTATCCCGATGCCATTAACCCGGCAATGGTGGGCGAATACGATGCCCATTGCTTTAGCGGTAGCGGCTATTTTTATGACCAAGTGCTGGAATACCGCGTTTGGTGCCACCCGGAGCGCGGCGCCGAAGACATTTACCAAGGCGATGATTATTTTTATGCTTTTGCCACCTTTGCCGAAGCCTTGGCCTATTCGCAGCAAACCGCCGGTGCCGAAACCCCGCTGGTATTGATACGCCAATACGAATACATCAACGAGCCGTCGCCCGGCGTGTTTGAGCATTGCCACGGCGATCGCATCACCGAATGGCAGCCGCAATGGCTGGCTGGCAGCAAACGCGAGCCGGATTCAATCGCCCGTTTTTTGCAACAGCCGCCAATATAA
- the grxB gene encoding glutaredoxin 2, producing the protein MKLYTYDHCPFCTRARMIFGLKNQPLSNQFLLNDDEATPIGLIGKKILPILIKADGSAMGESLDIVHYVDSIGSGTPLAAGVRPEISAWLARIGEYQYRLVWPRCIQIGLPEFATQAAIDYFVAKKSAVIGDFDHNFTQTHTLLPQLNADLAALAALTASAGGANGVIGEEDILLFPLLRNLSMVKGADWPSAVLNYMQRISQRSGVALFLDRAI; encoded by the coding sequence ATGAAACTCTACACCTACGACCACTGCCCCTTCTGCACCCGCGCCCGCATGATTTTCGGACTCAAAAACCAGCCGCTGAGCAACCAATTCCTGCTCAACGACGACGAAGCCACCCCCATCGGCCTGATTGGCAAAAAAATACTGCCAATTCTGATTAAGGCCGATGGCAGCGCCATGGGTGAAAGCCTGGATATCGTGCATTATGTTGACAGCATCGGCAGCGGCACCCCGCTGGCCGCTGGCGTGCGCCCCGAAATCAGCGCGTGGCTGGCGCGCATCGGCGAATACCAATACCGCCTAGTGTGGCCGCGTTGCATCCAAATCGGTCTGCCCGAATTTGCCACCCAAGCGGCAATTGATTATTTTGTAGCCAAGAAAAGCGCCGTGATTGGCGATTTTGACCACAATTTCACCCAAACCCACACCCTGTTGCCGCAATTAAATGCCGATCTAGCCGCCTTGGCTGCGCTTACCGCCAGCGCTGGCGGTGCCAACGGTGTCATCGGAGAAGAAGATATTTTGCTGTTTCCGCTGTTGCGCAATCTGAGCATGGTAAAAGGCGCCGATTGGCCGAGTGCCGTGCTCAACTATATGCAGCGCATCAGCCAACGTAGCGGCGTGGCCTTATTTTTGGATCGGGCGATTTAA
- the hemF gene encoding oxygen-dependent coproporphyrinogen oxidase yields MSYYNQIAAVAAFLPQLQTRITTALAAADGRADFVANHWRSALGEGCTMVLKNGAVFEQAGVNFSHVKGAAMPAAATAHRPELAGAAFEAMGVSLVVHPANPHVPTSHANVRLFVAYPPDAAPVWWFGGGFDLTPFYPVDEDIVHWHQTAHDICAPFGAEVYAEFKQWCDDYFYLKHRGETRGVGGLFYDDLNRWDFDTCFAFMQAMGQGYLDAYLPIVARRKHTAYGQAERDFQLYRRGRYVEFNLVWDRGTLFGLQSGGRTESILMSMPPQVRFEYAYQPEPGSAEARLADYLTPRNWLEK; encoded by the coding sequence ATGTCGTATTACAACCAAATTGCCGCCGTAGCGGCGTTTCTGCCCCAATTGCAAACCCGCATCACCACCGCGCTGGCCGCCGCCGATGGCCGCGCCGACTTTGTGGCCAATCATTGGCGTAGTGCGCTGGGGGAGGGCTGTACCATGGTGCTGAAAAACGGTGCCGTATTCGAGCAGGCCGGAGTGAATTTTTCGCATGTGAAAGGGGCTGCTATGCCTGCGGCGGCCACCGCGCATCGGCCTGAATTGGCGGGCGCGGCGTTTGAGGCCATGGGCGTGTCGCTGGTGGTGCATCCGGCCAATCCGCATGTGCCCACCAGCCACGCCAATGTGCGCCTGTTTGTGGCTTATCCGCCGGATGCCGCGCCGGTGTGGTGGTTTGGCGGCGGCTTTGATTTAACGCCGTTTTATCCGGTAGACGAAGACATTGTGCACTGGCACCAAACCGCACACGATATATGCGCGCCCTTTGGGGCAGAGGTGTATGCCGAATTCAAGCAATGGTGTGATGATTATTTCTATTTAAAGCACCGCGGCGAAACGCGCGGGGTGGGCGGGCTGTTTTACGACGATTTAAACCGCTGGGATTTCGATACCTGTTTTGCGTTTATGCAAGCCATGGGGCAGGGCTATCTGGATGCTTATTTGCCGATTGTGGCACGGCGCAAACACACGGCTTACGGGCAGGCCGAGCGCGACTTCCAGCTTTATCGGCGCGGGCGTTATGTGGAATTTAATCTGGTGTGGGATCGCGGCACGCTGTTTGGCCTGCAAAGCGGCGGGCGCACCGAATCGATTTTGATGTCGATGCCGCCGCAAGTGCGTTTTGAATATGCTTATCAACCGGAGCCCGGCTCGGCGGAAGCGCGGCTGGCCGATTATTTAACCCCGCGCAACTGGCTGGAAAAGTAA
- a CDS encoding acyl-CoA synthetase, whose product MADFDTGLARNSANYAPLTPIDYLKRAAEVYGGKTAIVHGDMRQTWAETWQRCCQMAAALRQIGIGRNDTVAVLLPNTPAMVEAHFGVPMSGGVLCTLNIRLDVEGLIFCLQHGEAKVLLVDSEFADYIPRIKTRMPQLKIIQVNDLLGPAEAAHYGDDEYEHFLSTATELDNWTWPADEWDAIALNYTSGTTGDPKGVVYHHRGAAINAVANILEWDMPKHPVYLWTLPLFHCNGWCFAWTVAARAGVNVCLRKFEPKLCLDLIREHQVSHYCAAPIVHAALAHAPAAQKAGIEHSVKGLIAGAAPPEAVLAGMEQMGFDITHVYGLTETYGPASVCVAHEDWNSKTTAERATLKSRQGVRGHLQIGLQVRDEENMQPLPWDGSSMGELMFRGNIVMKGYLKNPHATEKAFAGGWFHTGDLGVQHPDGYVQIKDRSKDIIISGGENISSIEVEDVVYKHPAVMNAAVVAVSDEKWGEVPVAFVEIKPDEEVSAEALTEWCREHLARFKVPKKFIFGELPKTATGKIQKFELRRLAKEALDKA is encoded by the coding sequence ATGGCCGATTTCGACACCGGTTTAGCGCGCAACAGCGCCAACTACGCCCCGCTTACCCCCATCGACTACCTCAAGCGCGCCGCCGAAGTGTATGGCGGCAAAACCGCCATTGTGCACGGCGATATGCGCCAAACATGGGCAGAAACGTGGCAGCGCTGCTGCCAAATGGCCGCCGCCTTGCGCCAAATAGGCATCGGCCGCAACGACACCGTGGCGGTGTTGCTGCCCAACACCCCGGCCATGGTGGAAGCGCATTTCGGCGTGCCCATGTCGGGCGGCGTATTGTGCACGCTCAATATCCGCTTGGATGTGGAAGGGCTGATTTTCTGCCTACAACACGGCGAAGCCAAAGTATTGCTGGTGGACAGCGAATTTGCCGACTACATTCCGCGCATCAAAACCCGCATGCCGCAGCTGAAAATCATCCAAGTAAACGACTTGCTCGGCCCCGCCGAGGCCGCCCATTACGGCGACGACGAATACGAGCATTTCCTCAGTACCGCCACCGAACTGGACAACTGGACTTGGCCGGCCGACGAATGGGACGCCATTGCGCTGAACTACACTTCTGGCACCACCGGCGACCCCAAAGGCGTGGTTTACCACCACCGCGGTGCCGCCATCAACGCCGTGGCCAATATTCTGGAATGGGATATGCCCAAGCATCCGGTGTATCTGTGGACCTTGCCGCTGTTTCATTGCAACGGCTGGTGCTTCGCCTGGACCGTGGCCGCCCGCGCCGGGGTGAATGTGTGCCTGCGCAAGTTTGAACCCAAATTGTGTTTGGATTTAATCCGCGAACATCAGGTAAGCCATTACTGCGCCGCACCCATCGTGCATGCCGCGCTGGCGCACGCCCCGGCAGCACAAAAAGCCGGCATCGAACACAGTGTGAAAGGGCTGATTGCCGGTGCTGCGCCGCCCGAAGCCGTGTTGGCGGGCATGGAGCAAATGGGCTTTGATATCACCCACGTTTACGGCCTCACCGAAACCTACGGCCCCGCTTCCGTGTGCGTGGCGCACGAAGACTGGAACAGCAAAACCACGGCCGAGCGCGCCACCCTCAAATCGCGCCAAGGCGTGCGCGGCCATTTGCAAATCGGTTTGCAAGTGCGGGACGAAGAAAACATGCAGCCGCTGCCGTGGGATGGCAGCAGCATGGGCGAATTGATGTTCCGTGGCAATATCGTGATGAAAGGCTACCTGAAAAACCCGCATGCCACCGAAAAAGCCTTTGCCGGCGGCTGGTTTCACACCGGCGACTTGGGCGTGCAACACCCCGACGGCTATGTGCAAATTAAAGACCGCAGCAAAGACATCATTATTTCCGGCGGCGAAAACATCTCCAGCATCGAAGTGGAAGACGTGGTTTACAAACATCCGGCAGTGATGAACGCCGCCGTGGTGGCCGTGTCCGACGAAAAATGGGGCGAAGTGCCGGTGGCGTTTGTGGAAATCAAACCCGACGAAGAAGTGAGCGCCGAAGCCCTTACCGAATGGTGCCGCGAACATTTGGCACGCTTTAAAGTGCCCAAAAAATTCATCTTCGGCGAGCTGCCCAAAACCGCTACCGGCAAAATCCAGAAATTCGAATTGCGCCGCTTGGCCAAAGAAGCGCTGGATAAAGCTTAA
- the mtrR gene encoding multidrug efflux system transcriptional repressor MtrR, with the protein MRKTKAEAQQTREALLAAALDVFYRRGVSQASLHEIACTAGVTRGALYWHFKNKEDLFDALFQQIFQELMHQLDNDIAAQSPDIWQNFATAITQAFMRLVSNESHHKFCHILHLNCEHTEQNHNIVQLLRQYQQLWRSRLCAVFTLSLQQQKLPPNIDIDLAALYFQSVVMGLTDLWLSNPEAIDLNSVVPRFIATSMEVLQHSPHLRRPAVK; encoded by the coding sequence ATGCGCAAAACCAAAGCCGAAGCCCAACAAACCCGCGAAGCCCTGCTTGCCGCCGCCTTAGACGTATTTTACCGCCGCGGCGTAAGCCAAGCTTCTTTGCACGAAATCGCCTGCACCGCCGGGGTAACGCGCGGTGCTTTGTATTGGCATTTCAAAAACAAGGAAGATTTGTTTGATGCTTTATTTCAGCAGATTTTCCAGGAATTAATGCACCAGCTCGACAACGATATTGCCGCCCAATCGCCCGATATCTGGCAAAACTTTGCCACGGCGATAACACAAGCGTTTATGCGGCTGGTGAGCAACGAATCGCATCACAAGTTTTGCCATATCCTGCATTTAAACTGCGAACACACGGAGCAAAACCACAATATCGTGCAACTGTTGCGCCAATACCAGCAATTGTGGCGCTCGCGCCTGTGTGCGGTGTTTACCCTATCGCTGCAACAGCAAAAGCTGCCGCCCAACATCGACATTGACTTGGCCGCGCTGTATTTCCAATCTGTGGTGATGGGGCTCACCGATTTATGGTTGAGCAATCCGGAAGCCATTGATTTAAACAGTGTGGTACCGCGCTTTATCGCCACCAGCATGGAGGTTTTACAGCACAGCCCGCATTTGCGACGGCCGGCGGTGAAGTAA
- a CDS encoding efflux RND transporter periplasmic adaptor subunit, translating into MKSNSPSTAWRIGALVLASSLALAACGQKNGHNGAEQQAPAPMVGVVVAEPTTVTVNTSLTGRLQPIREAQVRARAAGIVQKRLFEEGGYVRAGQPLFQIDNAPYAAALETARAALATAQATQAKADADVARYRPLVEANAISKQEFDAAIAQQRLARAQVQSANAAVKTAQINVGYAYVTAPISGHIGKALVTEGALVGQGDVTQLALIQQTDTLYVDLSQSASQALKIRQAVAEGKMKTIDGKAEVTILLDDGSEYPQKGRLLFTDMTVNQTTGQVSLRAEVPNEGNMLLPGMFVTVAIPQAQIDNAMLLPQQAVTRGSQGDTVMVANEDGTFGPRPITIAQQQGSNWVVTGGLKAGDKVIVDGLGVVQMTGAKKVQTQPWQNPANKPAAVQAASAPAAASAPTQTTASAPVAASAAK; encoded by the coding sequence ATGAAATCAAATTCCCCATCAACCGCATGGCGTATTGGTGCTTTGGTGCTGGCCAGCAGCTTGGCTTTGGCTGCCTGCGGGCAAAAAAACGGCCACAATGGCGCGGAACAGCAAGCACCGGCACCCATGGTGGGTGTGGTCGTGGCCGAGCCAACCACGGTTACCGTGAACACGTCGCTTACCGGCCGCTTACAGCCCATTCGTGAAGCGCAAGTGCGTGCCCGCGCTGCCGGTATTGTGCAAAAACGCTTATTTGAAGAAGGCGGCTATGTGAGAGCAGGGCAGCCCTTGTTCCAGATTGACAACGCCCCTTATGCGGCGGCATTGGAAACCGCGCGGGCGGCCTTGGCCACCGCACAAGCCACGCAAGCCAAGGCGGATGCCGATGTGGCACGTTATCGCCCCTTGGTGGAAGCCAATGCCATCAGCAAGCAGGAATTTGATGCCGCCATTGCCCAGCAACGCTTGGCGCGTGCGCAGGTGCAAAGCGCCAATGCGGCGGTGAAAACCGCGCAAATCAATGTGGGCTATGCCTATGTTACCGCGCCGATTTCCGGCCACATTGGTAAAGCACTGGTAACCGAAGGCGCATTGGTGGGGCAGGGTGATGTAACCCAATTGGCGCTGATTCAACAAACCGACACCTTGTATGTGGATTTGAGCCAATCGGCGAGCCAAGCCTTGAAAATCCGTCAAGCGGTGGCCGAAGGCAAAATGAAAACCATCGACGGCAAAGCCGAAGTGACCATTTTGCTGGATGACGGCAGCGAATACCCGCAAAAAGGGCGTTTGCTGTTCACCGATATGACGGTAAACCAAACCACCGGCCAAGTGAGCTTGCGTGCCGAAGTGCCCAATGAGGGCAATATGCTGCTGCCGGGCATGTTCGTTACCGTGGCGATTCCGCAGGCACAAATCGACAATGCCATGTTGTTGCCGCAACAAGCGGTGACGCGCGGCAGCCAAGGCGATACGGTGATGGTGGCCAATGAAGACGGCACTTTTGGCCCGCGCCCGATTACCATCGCCCAGCAACAAGGCAGCAATTGGGTGGTGACCGGCGGTCTTAAAGCCGGTGACAAGGTGATTGTGGACGGCTTGGGCGTGGTGCAGATGACCGGTGCCAAAAAAGTGCAAACCCAGCCGTGGCAAAATCCGGCCAACAAGCCCGCTGCCGTTCAGGCAGCCTCGGCTCCGGCCGCGGCCAGCGCACCGACTCAGACCACAGCCAGCGCACCGGTTGCTGCTTCTGCAGCCAAATAA